From the genome of Streptomyces sp. NBC_01317, one region includes:
- a CDS encoding helix-turn-helix domain-containing protein: protein MLTISVLAAYAGVTVRAVRHYHRIGLLPEPERDRSGYRTYDAGAVVRLIRIRTLADAGVPLARVQELLNAGPEDFADGVREIDKDLRAEIRRLKDTRGRLARLAAGEHLALPRSVVDYLDRVRGLGVEERYIEKERDAWIMIAAQVPHLIDSVIAKKHQELDDPDMVKLYGLLSGALDWPADDPRVVEVADLMERLMIRAVEAGEVGGDNTVDEQFADLLDATVVESSPSAARLLAILEERGWRGWTRIEHVPADRLTIQLPPS from the coding sequence ATGCTCACCATCAGCGTGCTCGCGGCGTACGCCGGGGTGACGGTGCGGGCCGTACGCCACTACCACCGGATCGGCCTGCTGCCTGAGCCCGAACGCGACCGGTCCGGTTACCGGACCTACGACGCCGGCGCGGTCGTACGGCTGATCCGGATCCGCACCCTGGCCGATGCCGGCGTGCCGCTGGCCAGGGTGCAGGAACTCCTCAACGCCGGCCCGGAGGACTTCGCCGACGGCGTGCGGGAGATCGACAAGGATCTGCGCGCCGAGATCCGGCGGCTGAAGGACACCCGCGGCCGGCTCGCCCGGCTGGCCGCCGGGGAGCACCTGGCGCTCCCGCGGAGCGTCGTGGACTACCTCGACCGGGTGCGGGGTCTCGGCGTCGAGGAGCGGTACATCGAGAAGGAGCGGGACGCCTGGATCATGATCGCCGCGCAGGTGCCGCACCTGATCGACTCCGTGATCGCCAAGAAGCACCAGGAGCTGGACGACCCCGACATGGTGAAGCTCTACGGCCTTCTCAGCGGGGCGCTCGACTGGCCGGCCGACGACCCGCGCGTCGTGGAGGTCGCCGACCTCATGGAGCGCCTGATGATTCGCGCGGTGGAGGCCGGCGAGGTGGGGGGCGACAACACCGTCGACGAGCAGTTCGCCGACCTGCTGGACGCGACCGTGGTCGAGTCCTCACCGAGCGCCGCGCGGCTGTTGGCGATCCTGGAGGAGCGCGGCTGGCGGGGCTGGACCCGCATCGAGCACGTGCCTGCCGACAGGCTCACCATTCAACTGCCGCCGTCGTGA
- a CDS encoding C40 family peptidase, which translates to MAAHRKHKQRPLTGPAGRTAATLALAGAATATAGAAAGSAHAEPRLTAAQVKSKVDRLYEQAEAATEKYNGAKEKADDARDALNELRDEATRRTERLNTSRAALGSIATAQYRAGGLTPTVQLALSSDPDTFLQAAALAERTAAHQASTVTRIRKELAAIAELRIRADDRLVDLKARQNEVAARKTTVQKRLTAAEDLLDTLTAQERARYAEQESAGAQDQQVRYGAARTDGALTRAGRSASRPASQAPSSRAAAAVAFAYAAIGKPYVWGATGPGSFDCSGLTQAAWAAAGVSLPRTTYTQINAGQRVPRSQLAPGDLVFFYSGISHVGIYVGDGKMIHAPRTGTNVRIAPIDEMPFAGATRPV; encoded by the coding sequence GTGGCAGCGCACCGGAAACACAAACAGCGCCCGCTCACCGGCCCCGCCGGCCGTACCGCCGCGACTCTCGCCCTGGCGGGCGCCGCGACGGCGACGGCCGGAGCCGCGGCCGGATCCGCCCACGCGGAACCGCGCCTGACGGCCGCTCAGGTCAAGTCGAAGGTCGACAGGCTCTACGAGCAGGCCGAGGCCGCCACCGAGAAGTACAACGGGGCGAAGGAGAAGGCCGACGACGCCCGCGACGCGCTGAACGAGCTGCGCGACGAGGCCACGCGGCGGACGGAGCGGCTCAACACCTCGCGCGCGGCGCTCGGTTCGATCGCCACCGCCCAGTACCGGGCCGGCGGCCTCACCCCCACGGTGCAGCTCGCGCTCAGCTCGGACCCGGACACGTTCCTCCAGGCCGCCGCCCTCGCCGAACGGACCGCCGCGCACCAGGCCTCGACGGTCACGCGGATCCGCAAGGAACTGGCGGCGATCGCGGAGTTACGGATCCGGGCCGACGACCGGCTCGTGGACCTCAAGGCCCGTCAGAACGAGGTGGCCGCGCGGAAGACCACCGTCCAGAAGCGCCTCACCGCCGCCGAGGACCTCCTGGACACGCTCACCGCCCAGGAACGCGCCCGGTACGCCGAGCAGGAGTCGGCGGGGGCCCAGGACCAGCAGGTGCGGTACGGGGCCGCGCGGACGGACGGCGCCCTCACCCGTGCCGGCCGCTCCGCCTCCCGCCCCGCCTCGCAGGCGCCCAGCAGCCGCGCCGCCGCGGCCGTCGCCTTCGCGTACGCGGCGATCGGCAAGCCGTACGTCTGGGGTGCCACCGGCCCCGGCTCCTTCGACTGCTCCGGGCTCACCCAGGCCGCCTGGGCCGCGGCCGGCGTCTCCCTCCCCCGGACCACGTACACCCAGATCAACGCGGGACAGCGTGTCCCCCGCTCCCAGCTCGCCCCCGGTGACCTGGTGTTCTTCTACTCGGGCATCAGTCACGTCGGGATCTACGTCGGCGACGGGAAGATGATCCACGCCCCCCGGACCGGCACGAACGTCCGGATCGCCCCGATCGACGAAATGCCGTTCGCGGGCGCCACCCGCCCCGTGTAG
- a CDS encoding ABC transporter permease: protein MTAYFFVDTAVLTGRTLRHVTRSVDTVITTVITPVAMMLMFVYVFGGAIDTGSVSYVTYLLPGILLITIASGISYTAYRLFTDMKSGIFERFQSMPIARSGVLWAHVLTSLVANLISLVIVVDVALLMGFRTGAGVPQWLAVAGILFLFTLALTWIAVIAGLSAVSVEGAGAFAYPLIFLPFISSAFVPTETMAGPVRWFAEHQPVTSIVNTIRDLFAQRPVGDDIWTALLWCVGILVVAYGFAMAAYRRKIA from the coding sequence CTCACGGGGCGGACCCTGCGCCATGTCACCCGCAGCGTCGACACCGTCATCACGACCGTCATCACGCCGGTCGCCATGATGCTGATGTTCGTCTACGTGTTCGGCGGCGCGATCGACACCGGGTCGGTCTCGTACGTGACCTACCTGCTGCCCGGCATCCTGCTGATCACCATCGCGTCAGGCATCTCGTACACCGCCTACCGGCTCTTCACCGATATGAAGAGCGGAATCTTCGAGCGGTTCCAGTCCATGCCGATCGCACGGTCGGGTGTGCTGTGGGCCCACGTCCTCACCTCGCTGGTCGCCAACCTGATCTCGCTCGTGATCGTCGTGGATGTCGCGCTGCTCATGGGCTTCCGCACGGGGGCCGGAGTGCCGCAATGGCTCGCGGTCGCCGGCATCCTGTTCCTGTTCACCCTGGCGCTGACCTGGATCGCCGTGATCGCCGGCCTCTCCGCGGTGTCGGTCGAGGGCGCGGGCGCGTTCGCCTACCCGCTCATCTTCCTGCCGTTCATCAGCTCGGCGTTCGTGCCCACGGAGACCATGGCCGGGCCGGTGCGCTGGTTCGCCGAGCATCAGCCGGTGACGTCGATCGTCAACACGATCCGCGACCTGTTCGCCCAGCGGCCGGTCGGCGACGACATCTGGACCGCCCTCCTCTGGTGCGTCGGCATCCTGGTCGTGGCGTACGGCTTCGCGATGGCCGCCTATCGCCGGAAGATCGCCTGA